The following is a genomic window from Hymenobacter monticola.
CGCCATCACCTTGGCGGCGCGGCCGGTGGGCGCTAGCAGGGTGTACTTGCGCTGCAGCTTGTGCAGCCACTGCACTAGGGCACTTACCACGGTGGTTTTGCCGGTGCCGGCGTAGCCGCGCAGCACAAAAATCTTACGCCCCGGCAGCTGGTCTTTCAAAAACGCGTCGAGCTGCGTGAACAGCAGGGCCTGGTCTTCGGTGGGTTCGTAGGGGAAATAGTCGCGGACGGACGGGGTGCGGAGGGAGAGCATTATTACAGTTTCAACAATATCAAATTAGGCACGCTGCTGCTTTCACGCTGCTGCTTTATAAAGTCAATCTGCGTCATAAACGTGCTTATTCCACAGCCGGAATCCTTGAAGCAGGATGCGACGCAGCACCTTGCGCTCCTGACGGGGCCACACTACCGGGCCCCAGGGATGTCCTGGCCGTCGCCATATCCCGGCGGTCACATACAATAGCTCAAACACCCGGTTGCGAACGGGAGACTTCGTATCGCCATCGAAGGGCTTTCCGGCGCTCTGGCTCACATCAGTAAAGATGTTCCAGGCTTCCAGTGAAGCGGCAGGCGGCATTTTTTCAGGGTTGTCCATCCAGGAAGCCACCGCATCGAAGTCAAGAAGTTTCGGCGGTTCAGCGTTAAGCGAAAGGTGCTGCTTTTTTGCCAGTTCAACGATTTTTTCGCTACTCCTAAACGCGGGCACAAGCTGATTATCAGAAGTCCAGAAAGAATCTTTTTCCTCCAAGCCTTCTCTCCAAAGCAAGTACATATCCTTGCGCTTATATCGTGCCCAAAAAATGTAGTAATTAAACTTGCTCATACCCAGCGCTCAGAGGTGGAGATTCAATTATCAACTGGGCTCAATCACCGCCATTGTGGCACTGGCCTTGGCAATCAGCAGGTCGTCGCACCACACTTCGGCCTCGCAAAAATGCAGGCGGCGCCCGGCTTTCAACACCCAGCCGATGGCTTTTAATTTCTGGCCGAAGCCGGGGTGCAGATAGGAAACTCTCAAATCGGCGGTCACCACCCCAAAATTGTCGGGCACGAGCGTGACGGCCGCAAAGCCGGCCACCAAATCGGCCAGCGTGGCGATGAGGCCGCCGTGGGCGAAGCCGCGCTGCTGCTGGTGCTGCTCGGCCAGAGTTAGCTCGGCCTCGATGCGGCCGGGGGCGATGGCCGTGAGGTCGGCCCCAATCAGGTGCATGAAGCGCTGCCCGGTGAGCTTGCGGCGGATGCGCGCTTCAAGGTCGGGGGTAGCAGCGGTTTCGGGGGTATTTGCAGACACGAAAAGTCGGTTAAGTTTGCTTAAATAAAGAAGCCGATAGTTCATTCATCAGCTTTGTACTGATTTGTACTCTGCACCAGGCGCTAGAACTTTCGAGAACTAAAAAGCTACTTCTAGAGGCCTTAAATCCTCATTCTTGGGCGGAAATCCAAAGGTACTGGCTGCGGACGGGCTGGGAGTTTCTTCTTTCATTTTTTCCTTCCCAAACTCTATGGAACAGCTACCGGCAATGCAATACCTAATGGCGGGCGCGCTGGGGCTGGGCCTGGCGGCATGCAGCGGGTTTCGGGTGTTTGTGCCGCTGCTGGCGGCCAGCCTCTGCTACCATTTCGGCTACCTCGCGCCGGCGGCAGGGTTTGCGTGGCTGGGTAGCTGGGCGGCGCTGCTCACGCTGGGCACGGCCACGCTGGTCGAAATCGCGGGCTACTACATTCCGGTGGTCGACCACGTTCTCGACACGCTCACCACGCCGGCCTCGTTTGTAGCCGGCACCATCCTCATGACGTCGGCCCTCCCCCACCTCGACCCCACCGTGCGCTGGACGCTGGGCGTTCTGGTGGGCGGCGGCACAGCCGGCCTGGTCCAAACCGCGACGGCCCTGTTGCGGGGCGCCTCCACCGCCACCACCGCCGGCCTGGCCAACCCCGTGCTGGCCACGGCCGAAAACACGTTGGCCATTGGCGGCGTGGCGCTCACGCTGCTGTTGCCGCTGCTCGCGGCCGCTCTGGTGCTGCTTCTGGTGGTGTATGTGCTGAGCCGCCTGCGCCGCTGGCGGGCCCGGCGGCGGGCCAACGGCTGAGTTTTTCTTTTCCCGTCAATTCTTAAAACAAACCCCGTCGCTCCGCGTTTGCCATGCACGCTTCTCTCATCCGGTTGAAAACATTCTCGCTACTTGTTGCTGCATGACCAATCCAACCACTATCGATTCCGAGGCCTTATTGGCGGCCTATTCGGGCAAAGTGCGGGTGCGCGTCGGCGGCCTGCTCCTGCGCGACGGAGCCCTGCTGCTGGCGGCGCACCGGGGCCTGCTGCCGGAGGGTGCCTCGTTCTGGTCGCCGCCGGGGGGCGGGTGGCAGTTTGGCGAAAGCATTCGGGCGGCGCTCGCCCGCGAGTTTTTGGAGGAAACGGGCCTGAATGTGCAGGTGGGCCGCTTTTTGCACCTGCACGAATTCAGCACCGACAAGCTACAGGCCCTGGAGCTGTTTTTTGAAGTCATCGCCGACGATGCCGCGCAGCCCCGGCTCGGCCACGACCCCGAGCACGCGTCTCACCAGCAGTTGCTCACCGAGCTGGCCTGGCATACACCGCGCCAGCTGCTGCAGCTGCCCCCAAACCAAGTGCACCCCGTGTTGCAGCACCTGCTCAGCCCCGACGACGTGTTCGTGCCGCAGCAGCGCTTCGCTTGAGTTAGCGTAGAACCGGCCTTCGTGCTGAGCGTTACCAAGGACCTCTGCCACGCTCCGAACGAAGACTGGTTGCGCACATCTTTCCTTTCTCATCGGGCGAAGCGTTATCTTCGGGCATTTTCGCGCCGAATTCGTGTCCGTTTCCACTGCTTCAACTGCTTCTGCATCCGCCGCCAACTCTTCGTTGCGTTTGCGCGACGAGACGTTTGACGCCGCCACGCTGGGGGCCTACAATCTGTATTTGCTGGCCAGCCCCACGCGCCTGCAGCTAGCGGTGGCCGATGTGGAGCGCAATAAATTCGTAGCCCTGGAAGAGCAAGCGTTGCCAACGGGTGGCCTGCCCGCGCTGGCCGCGCAGCACGATTTTCTGGGCCAGCGGGGCTGGAACGCCGTGCGCTTGGCCATCACGGGCCGCGCCTTCACCCTGCTGCCGGCGCCCTTGTTTCGGGCCGGCGACGAAGAAGCGGCCCTGCGCCTGCACCATTTTCTCACGCCCTTCGAAACCGTGCGCCACACCACCCACCCCGGCCTGGAGCTGGTGAACGTGTTTGCGGCCGACGCGGCCGTTGCCAACTGGCTGGGCACTACGCATGGCGCCAGCGGCCGCCTTTTGCACCACACCAGCGCCCTGCTGGCCGGTTTGGTGCACCAGCGCGGCGCCGCGTCGCCCCGCCGCCTCTACCTCAACCCCGGCCCGCAGGAGCTTACCCTGGTGGTGCTGGGCCAGCACCTGGAGTACTGCAACGTTTTTTCCACCTCCACGGCCGAGGACGTGGTGTACTACACCATCTTGGTGATGCAGGAACTGGGCCTCAATCCCGACGAGGACGAGGTGACGGTGTGGGGCGAGCTCACGCCCGATTCGGCCATTTTCAGCCTGCTGCGCACCTATGTGCGGCAGGTGCGCTTCGGCCCCCGCCCCGGCAACGTGCAGTACAGCTACCGGCTCAACGACGTGTTCGAGTACCGTTATTTTGACTTGTTCAGCCTGCACTTTGCGTAAATAATGTTGAGTTTTAAGGGTTGAGTATTGAATTTGAACATCTTCTCAACTCAACATTCAACTCTCAAAACTCAACGCTTATACCATGCCCCGCATCGCCATTTTCCCCGGCTCTTTCGACCCCTTCACCAACGGGCACCTCGACATTGTGCGCCGCGGGGCGGAGCTGTTTGATGAGGTTATCGTGGCCATTGGCACCAATAGCAGCAAGCAGCGCTACGTGCCCATCGAGCAGATGCTGGCCCTGCTCGGCGAGGTGTTTCAGAACGAGCCGCGGGTGTCGGTGCGCACGTTTCGGGGGCTCACGGCGGAGTTCGCCCGCGAGGCAGGGGCCCGCTTCCTGCTGCGCGGGCTGCGCAATAGCATTGATTTTGAGTACGAAAAACCCATTGCCTACGGCAACCAGCACGTCAACCCCGGGCTGGAAACGGTGTTCCTGCTGACCGCGCCGGACCTGGGCGCCATCAGCAGCACCATCATCCGCGACATTCACCGCTACGGCGGCAACGTAGACGCCTTTTTGCCCTTCACCCTGCCGCCAGTAGCTTCCTGATAGCAGGAGCCAAGTAGGCTGTTGGGCTTTTGGTTTCAACTATTGATTGAGCGCCAGCGCCAGCACCCGCAGCCCCATGAGTTGGCTGGGCTGGCTGGCCTGAAACACGGGCAGCACCAGATAGTGGTCGGCGCCCAGCTGCAGGTGGGCGCGGCGCATGAGTTCTTCTTCGTTGCTGCCCAGCAGCAGCAGGTCGTTTACGCGGCGGGTGCGGTAATCGTAGGCCACCACCAGCGCTAGGCCGCCGCGCCGGAACATCGCCATCGAGTCGATGGGGCCCCGGCGCTGCGAGAGCGGGTCCAGCGTGGGGTCGACGAAGCCAGGCGGCACGGGCTGCCACGGCCCCACCCGCTGGTTCAGCTCATCGAACGAGAGGGCAAGCAGGGCCGGCACATCGAGGCTGGGCGCGGCCCTGTCCGGGGCGGCCGGGCGGGCAGTGTGCTCCCGCACTTGCTCGCGCCCGCCCGAGCAGGCGCCCACGCTCAGAGCCGTTGCCGCCAACACCACTCCTGCTCCTGTCAGTATCGGTCGCATAGACCGCAATATACTATTATTTATTTACCAGCCGCGGGGGCTGCCTTGGCGGGCTTGCCGGCCATTTCGCTCAGGTAGTGCCGCACCACCAGCGCAATGGAAGCATAGGAATCTTCCAGCTTGGCCAGGGCCTCCTGGGGCGACATCCAGCGCACTTCCTCAATGTACTCCTCGGTCTGCGGCTTCATCAGGCTGTCGTCGAGGCACTTCATCAGGTACCAGCTGGTTTTTTTCAGCATCTTGTTGCCCTTGTAGGCGTAGCTGTGCCAGGTGCTGGGCAGTTCCTCGCCCAATTCGAGCTTGATGTTGGTTTCCTCCTCCACTTCGCGCAGGGCGCCGGCGGCCGTGTCCTCGTCGCTCTTGAGCTTGCCCTTGGGCAGGTCCCACTTGCCAAGGCGGTAAATCATCAGCACCTGGTCGCCTTTCACCACCAGCCCGCCGCCGGCTTTGGCAATTTTGAACTGGTCTTTGAGGTGCAGGATGACGTGCTTCTTCTTTTTGACCAGCATGGTGAGCGACTTCAGCTTTTTGAGCTTTTTCACTTCCATCAGGCGCAGCAGGCGGTCGATGAACAGGGGGCCGGCGTCTTTCACGAGCACATCGCCCACCAGGTCCTTCGACGTGAATTCGTCGTCGGGGCTCAGGATGAGGTCGAACTTGTGCTTGTATACTTTTTCGCTGAGCTTTTTGATAACCAGCGGTATGTCGTTGATGAAAATATTCATCGGGAAAAGCGGCTTGAGGAAACGATAACGGGCAACGGGGCCGCCGAAATCAAGGAAGATTGAGAAAATAAGCTTTGGGCAGCGGCCGCAAGATACGGGGCCGGACCGATTTGGCGGCGGGCCCCATCTTTGCGGCATGACACGCATCGGCCTGCTTTCCGACACCCACGGCTACCTCGACGAACGAATCGCGCATCATCTGCGCGGCTGCGACGAAATCTGGCACGCCGGCGATTTCGGCGACGCCCGCGTGGTGGACGAACTGCAGGCCCTGGCGCCGCGCTTCCGGGGCGTGTACGGCAATATCGACGGCACGGACGTGCGCCGCACCCAGCCGCTGGTGCAAGATTTTGAGGTTGAGGGCCTTCGTGTGCTCATCACGCACATCGGCGGCTACCCGGGGCACTACGCGCCAGCCGCCCGGCCCCTGCTGGCCGAGGTTCGGCCGGGCCTATTCGTCACCGGCCACTCGCACATTCTGCGGGTGATGCCCGATAAAAAGCTGGGCCTGCTCCACCTCAACCCCGGCGCGGCCGGGCGCCACGGCTTCCACCAGGTGCGCACGCTGCTGCGCTTCGGCATCGAAGCGGGGAAGGTGGTCGATTTGCAGGCGGTGGAGTTGGGGAAACGGGCCAGTTGAGGCGGATACGCCGGCTGGGGCCGTTTGTCATTGCGAGGCCGCAGGCCGTGGCAATCCGTCCTGTTCTCAGCGACTACCCTTCTAACGTGACAAACCAATTAAAAAGCCTCGGCATTACGCAGTGCCGGGGCTTTCTGGTAAAAGACAGCGTCTGGTTTTGACAGGACGGATTGCCGCGTTCCGCTACGCTCCACTCGCAATGACAGACCGAACCAGCCGACCACAGGCAGCGAAACCGACAAGCCCCGCCATCTGTGAAACAGATAACGGGGCTTGCTACAATCTTAAACTACTGGCGCGAGGCCGCAGCGGCTGCTTACAGCGCGATTTCGGGCTTGGGGTGCTCGCCTTCCTGGCCGTCTTCGTTCACGGGCTTGGTCACGGCTTCGGCGTCGTCGAAAGCGTTGGCGTTGGCGGCGGTTTTGTCGCCGGCCACCACTTCTTTCACTTTGTCAACGGCGTCGCTCACCAGGTGCGAAGCTTTCTCTACCACTTCGGAGTGCGAAACGGCGTCAGCTACGTCGGCAGCCACTTCTTTCACCTTGTCAACGGCGGCGCTGGCGGCGTGCTTCACCGTGTCCAGGAGGCTACCGGTTTCGGCTTTAGCTTCGGCCGAGGCCGGGGCAGCGGTGCTGAAGCGCGACTTCAGCTCTTCCAAATCCACGTTCTTCAGCACGGGCGTGCGAAGCAGGTTTTTGATGATGTTCTGCTTGTTGTTGGCACGGGCAATGTTCTTGCGGTGCTTGCGCTTCAGACGGGTAACGGACATGGCGGTTGGCGAAAAGGAGAATTTATTCGGTGATGGCAACGGCGCTAAAGCGCGACTTCAGCTCCTCGAGGTCCACATTTTTGAGGACGGGCGTGCGGAGCAGGTTTTTGATGATGTTTTGCTTGTTGTTGGCGCGGGCAATGTTTTTGCGGTGCTTGCGCTTCAGACGGGTAACGGACATGGCCGGAAAAAAATCTAGGTCTTACGAAATGGAGGGCAAAAGTACGCAGCTGGGCTGGGAAGTGCAAGCCTGCCAGGCTTTTTCTGGCCGACAGGTGCCTTTGCTCGGCGCGACGGGACCGCCGGCGCGCTAATTTTGCCTGCTATGACGACTTCCGCTTCCCTTTCCGTGATTGACCTGCGCTCCGATACCGTGACGCGGCCCACGCCCGCCATGCTGGCCGCCATGATGGCCGCCCCCGTGGGCGACGACGTGTACGACGAAGACCCCACCGTGCGCCGCCTCGAGGAAATGGCCGCCGCCCGCTTCGGCCTCGAAGCCGGCCTGTTCTGCCCCTCGGGCACCATGACCAACCAGATTGCCATCAAGGCCCACACCGAGCCGCTGAGCGAGGTGATTTGCGAGCAAACCTCCCACATCTACCTCTGGGAAGTGGGCGGCATTGCGTTTCACTCCGGCGCGAGCGTGGCGCTGCTGCCGGGCCAGCGGGGCCGCGTCACGGCGGCGCAAGTGGAGGCCGCCATTCGGCCTGAAAACATTCACTACCCCACCACCCGCCTCATCAGCCTCGAAAACACCCACAACCGCGGCGGCGGCACCTGCTACGCGCTGGAGGACCTGCGGGCCATCAGCGACGTGGCGCGGCGGCACGGCATTGCGCGGCACCTGGACGGAGCCCGCGTTTTCAATGCTCTGGTGGCCACGGGCCAGCGTAGCGAGGACTACGGGCAGCTGTTCGACTCCATTTCGGTGTGTTTGAGCAAGGGGCTGGGCACGCCGGTGGGCTCGGTGCTGCTGGGCTCGGCGGCTTTTGTGAAGAAGTGCAAGCGCATCCGCAAGGTGATGGGCGGGGGCTGGCGGCAGGCCGGCTACCTGGCCGCGGCGGGCATTTATGCGCTGGAAAACAACGTGGAGCGCCTGGCCGACGACCACCGCCGCGCCGCCCGCCTGGCTAACGTGCTCGGCCAGCAGCCCTACGTGGCCGAGGTGCTGACCCCGGAAACCAACCTCGTTATTTTCCGGCTTGCCGACGCCATGCCGGCAGCCGACTTCCTGGCCACCTTGGAGCAGCAAGGCATCCGGGCCAGCAGCTTTGGGCCGCAGTGGATACGCTTCGTGACGCACCTCGACGTGGACGACGACGGCATCGCCCGCGTGGAAGCGGCGCTGGCTTCGCTGCGAAACGACTAACGGCCCAGCGCGGAAGAAAGCGCGCCGAGCCGGACCCTTCAGCGCTTTTTCAACGTTAGCCAGGCTATGAATTTGTTCATCATCGGCGACGTGCATGGCTGCTTCCACACGCTTCAGGAATTGCTGAGGCGCTGGGACCCGGCCACCGACCACCTCATTCAGGTGGGCGACCTGGTGGACCGTGGCGCCCACATTCCGGCTACTGTGGAACTGGCCCGCGAGCTCAACGAAAAATACCCCGAAACGACGACCTTCCTCATGGGCAACCACGAGGACGCGCTGTTGCACCATTTTGGGCCCGATGGACCTTACCCGGGCTGGCTCAAGTGGGGCGGCCGTAGCACAACCGACCAGTACCATACCCGCGCCGGGCTGCTGGCCCGGCACCTGCCTTGGCTGATGGAACGGCCCCTGCTCTGGCAGAACGAGCACGTGCTGGTGAGCCACGCCGGCATCAGCACCTCTCCGTTGGCCTACGACCGCGACAGCTCCGACGGCCTGCTCTGGACGCGCGGCCCGCTCCGGCGGCTCGACCACCAATTGCAGGTGGTGGGCCACACGCCGATGGAAAAGGGCGAGCCCGTGCTCGACAAGACTTCCAACACCTTGTACACCGACACGGGCGCGGTGTTTGGCGGTAACCTCACCGGCCTGCGCCTCTCCCCCACCGGCCAGGTGCTGGACATTGCGCTGATTCCGGTTTTTCCGCAGGACCTGCTCGAAAAGCCGCGTTTTTAACCTCTACTCCCGATTTAGTGATGCTCAACCAAGCTGCCATCGAACACCTGAGCGCCGCCGACCCCTTATTGGGTGGCCTCATTGCCAAGGGCCGCGAAATCCACCCCCGGCCCCACGAAGACCTGTACCTGTCGCTGCTGCGCGCCATTGTCAGCCAGCAGATTTCGACCAAGGCGGCGGCGGCCATCTGGAAGCGGTTTCAGGCGCTGTTTCCGCCCGAGGGCTACCCCGAGCCGCGCGAAGTGCTGGCCCTGACTGAGGACGAGCTGCGCGCCGTGGGCCTCTCGCGCCAGAAAGCCGGCTACCTCAAGGCCATTGCTGAATACAACGAGCGGGGCCTGCTCGACTACGAGCACCTCACCAGCCTTTCGGAAGAAGCTTTCACGCAGCACCTTACCGCCATCAAAGGCGTGGGCCGCTGGACGGCCCAGATGCTGCAAATGTTTGCCCTCGACCAGCCCGACGTATTTTCCGAAGGCGACCTGGGCGTACAGAACGCCATGCGCCGCCTTTACGGCCTCGAGGAAACTGGCCGCGCCCTCCAAAAGCGCATGCTCGCCATTGCCGAAGCCTGGCGTCCATATCGCACGCTGGCTTGCAAGTACCTGTGGCAGAGCCTCGACCAAGGCACGCAGATTCCACCGACGGTGTAAGACTTTGTTATAAAAAAACGCCTGTCATCCTTCGTCTCTGCTCTCGCAGAGTACTCAGGATGACAGGCCTTGCTGGGCAACTCTACCCCAGCACCTTTTCGCCCATTTTAAACACTTCTTCCTTCACAAACAGCTCGCCTTCCTGCCGCAGGATGGTGATGTTGTCGATGATGATTTTGAGGTTGTAGGTTTCCTGATTGAGGTAGGCTAGGACGGGGCCTAAAAGGTCGACGGTGGTGTCGTGCAGCGCCAGGGAGATGTGCGGCAGCCAGCAGTCGGGGCCGCTGAACTTGTCGGTGCGCAGGCACAGCGGCGCGGTGGCCGCCCGGATGCGCTGGTGCAGGGCGTTGAGGGCATCGGAGCGCAGCACGGGGATGTAGATGACCGGCCGCTCGCCCGGAAACACGCCCAGGCCGGTGGTGAAGGCCGGAAACGGCTCGGTGGACGTGGCCACGTCGGCCAGCACCTCTTTCAACGATTCCAGCTTGCGCACGCCGGCCAGCTGGTAGGTCAGGTGCGGGTCGAGGGTGGCCTGCACGTCGTCGAGGCCAAACTTCTCTTCCAGGCTTTTGATGATGTTGTTGATGCGCAGCGCGTGCGGCGGGCTAAGCAGGGAAGTGATGGCGAGCATGGGGCTGTCGGGTTCGTTTTCGGCTTTGGGCTGGGGCTCTTCGGCAACTTTGCGGCGGAGCAGCGCGGGGTAGACCGGCGCCGGTTGCACGTGCTCGGCGCGCAGCTTGCCGTGGGGGTTTAAACTCATGAAGTGGTTTTTTGGGCCATTTGTTGGTTGAATTGCTCGCTCTGGCCGCGCGGAATGCTGAGCGACGGGAAAGCCTCGCCGCGCAGCTGCTTGGCCAGTTGTACGAGCTGGCCGCTGTGATAGGCGTAATGCGCCACCTGGCGCTGCACGGCGGCCAGCACGGTGTGGGCCTCGCCGCGAATGGTGACGGTGCTGAGCAAGTCGGCCGGCTGCAGCGTGTCGAGCAGTTCGAAGAGTACGCGCCAGGCGGCTTTCCATTCCTCCTGCAAGGGCGCGATGGCCGCGACGGTAGCGGGCTCTTCAAATTCCTGGTCGCGCCGACGGGAGGGCTTTTCGCCGTCGGAGGTCAGAAAATCGGTGAAACGCGAGCGTAGGTTGCCGGCCATGTGCTGCACAATGACGGCGGCCGAATTGCTGCCAGGCGCCGGGCGGTGCAGCCACTCGGCCTCGCTGAGTTGGGCCAGGGCACGGTCGGCCAGATTTTTATACATCTGAAAGCTGTGCCGGAAGGAGGCCAGCAGCGCGACGCCCACGGCGTCGGGAGCAGAAGGAGTAGGCATAAGCCAAATGTACGGGCTGGGGCTAAGCCCGGCCGACAATTTTTCCTTCGCGCCAGGCCTTCGCCGGCTCGCTGGTCGGCAAAACCCACTTCTCCATCGACACACTGCTTCCGGGGCCTAACCCCGGCCGGTTGTTTTCGCGTTACGAGATTTCCGCTTCGCTTTTGCCCCGTGCCCGACACCTTTCTGCCTGCCAATACTTCCTCACCCGCTTCGGCCCCGCCTCCGGAGCCGGGGGGTCGTCATCGTTGGGTGTGGTGGTTGCTGGGCGTTTGCGGGCTGTTGCTTGGGTTGGCGCTGGTGGTGCAGCACTTCCTCGACCCCTGGCTGCGGCGGCAACTGGAGAAGCAGGTGCTCACCCAAACCCACGGCCAGTACCGTCTGCACGTCAACGAGCTGGAAACCAGTATTTGGCAGCGCGCCATCCGGCTGCGCGGTCTGCGCCTGCGTCCCGCCGCCCAGGTGTCCGACACCCTGCCCCGCCTGCGCCTCGACGCGGCCGAGCTGCACGTCACCGGCGTCGGCCTGCTGGCGCTGCTGCACAAGGGCGTGGTGCCGGTCGACAGCGCTGTGCTCGATTCCGTGCGCCTCGACGTGCTGGCCCTGCCCACCAAGCCCACCCGCCGCGCCGGCCGGCCCCTGCACCAGCAGCTGCCGCTGGGGCTGAAAGGGCTGGACATCAACTACGCCGGCCTGCAGCGTGCACAAATCAACTACCTGCCCGACAGCGCCCAAACCACCGCCCGCCTGCGCCGCGCCGACCTCAGCGCCCGCCACCTGCTCCTGAGCCCCGCCGGCGCGGCCGACACGCAGCGCCTGGGCTACGCCGCCGGCTGGCACCTGCGCTTGCAGCAGAGCCAGGCGCGGGCGCAGGGCCACGCGCTGGCCCTGGCCAAACTGGATTTTTCGACAAGCGCGAAGCGGCTGCAGCTCGACTCAGCGCACCTACAGCCTACCAACCCAGTTTCTTCCCGCTCGCCGCGCCTGGCCCTCGCGCTGCCCCGGCTGCTGCTCACCGGGCTGGATGCAGCGCGTTTGCAGCACACGCACCGGCTTCGGGTCGATTCGCTGCTGGTGCAAGGCCCCCACCTTACCCTGACGCCCGCTCAATCAACAACGCCTGACCCAGCCGCCCGGGCGAATTTCATAAGGAGCGTGGAGGTAGCGCAGCTGGTTGTGCGGAATGGATACCTACACGTAGCCGGCACGCCGGAAAACCCTATTATCCGGCAAATGGAGGTTGCGGCCACCGCCATTCGATACGATTCGGCCGCGGCACCCGATGCGCGCAGCGTACTTTTTGCCAAGAGCTGGAACGTGGCCCTGGGCCGCAGCCAGGCCACGCTGGCCGCGCATCCCGTCAGCGTGGGCAGCTTGCGCTTATCGACCGCCGCCGGCACTTTCGATTTGCGCGCGCTGCGCGTGCGGCAGCCCGCCCCCGGACAGGGCAAGCCCGACGGCGCCCGCTTCGACGTGACACTGCCGCACCTGACGCTCAGCGGGTTTGACGCGGCGCAGTTGCAGCATCATCGTCATTTCAAGGCCCGCCGGCTGGAGCTGAGCGGGGCCAAGGCGCTGTTTATTCCGCCAGCCCAGCCGCCGCCCCCGCTGTGGCAGCTGCTGAGCAAGGCGGCCCGGCGCTCCGACCTGGCCGAGCTGCGCGTGCGCAACACCGAAATCCGCATCGGCCGCTGGCGGCACTCGCCCCACATCCGCCAGCTCAACCTGACGGGCCGCAGCATTCGCATCGACCAGCCTTCGGACGACGCGCCCAACCGCATTGCCTACGCCCTGGGCTGGCAAGGGCAGTCGGGCCGGCTGTCGGCCCCCTTCGACAGTCCCTTTTACTTTGCCAGCAGCGAGCGGGTGAAGGTCGACACCGACGCGCGCCTGCTGCGTTTCGAGGACATGCGCCTCAAGCCCCGCTACTCCCCCGTGGGCATGAACCTGCGCAAGGGCTACCAGGCCCCGGCCGTCACCATCAAGGTGCCCTCGCTCACGCTCACGGGGCTCGACTACCCCAACCTGGTGAACCACGGCGACTTCCGCATTGCGCGGGCCGTGGCCCAGCGCCCCCACGTGCTGATTGCCTCCGACGGCCGCGGGCCCATCAACCCCAACCTCTCCAAAATCTCGCCCGAGGAGATGCGCCACTTGAAGGTGACCGTCGACGTGCGCCGGCTCGACTTCGTGAACGGCAGCCTCTACACCACCTACCGCAGCCCGCGCACGCCAATCATCGGCAAGCTGAACATCAGCCGCTTCAACGGCAGCTTCTTCAACCTGAGCAACGACCGGCGCCGCATGACGCCCGCCACGCCCCTCACCGGCCGGGCCAGCACCTACCTGCAGGGCCAGTGCCGCCTCGACGCGCAAATTTCGGCCTACCTGCTCGACCCCAAGGGCCGGCACCGGGTATGGGGCACCTTCGGGCCGAGCCCTTTTGCCATCATCAACTCCATGACCGTGCCCAC
Proteins encoded in this region:
- a CDS encoding DNA-3-methyladenine glycosylase family protein; protein product: MLNQAAIEHLSAADPLLGGLIAKGREIHPRPHEDLYLSLLRAIVSQQISTKAAAAIWKRFQALFPPEGYPEPREVLALTEDELRAVGLSRQKAGYLKAIAEYNERGLLDYEHLTSLSEEAFTQHLTAIKGVGRWTAQMLQMFALDQPDVFSEGDLGVQNAMRRLYGLEETGRALQKRMLAIAEAWRPYRTLACKYLWQSLDQGTQIPPTV
- a CDS encoding 2'-5' RNA ligase family protein: MSLNPHGKLRAEHVQPAPVYPALLRRKVAEEPQPKAENEPDSPMLAITSLLSPPHALRINNIIKSLEEKFGLDDVQATLDPHLTYQLAGVRKLESLKEVLADVATSTEPFPAFTTGLGVFPGERPVIYIPVLRSDALNALHQRIRAATAPLCLRTDKFSGPDCWLPHISLALHDTTVDLLGPVLAYLNQETYNLKIIIDNITILRQEGELFVKEEVFKMGEKVLG
- a CDS encoding DUF1572 family protein, with translation MPTPSAPDAVGVALLASFRHSFQMYKNLADRALAQLSEAEWLHRPAPGSNSAAVIVQHMAGNLRSRFTDFLTSDGEKPSRRRDQEFEEPATVAAIAPLQEEWKAAWRVLFELLDTLQPADLLSTVTIRGEAHTVLAAVQRQVAHYAYHSGQLVQLAKQLRGEAFPSLSIPRGQSEQFNQQMAQKTTS